TCGTTATTTAGATTTCGGATTCCGTaggaaattttcttttcaaaactTATCGAAACATATGTTCGAATAGCACACATTGCAAAGTGTCTTAGGTTCTACGTATGTTCAAGAAATTCTGGATCCTATGAATAGTTTTGTagaacatttaattttaatttaacttaaatGTTGTAATAGCAAACGCTACTATAAAATTCAGATTGAAATCTACATAGAATGAAATTCAAATAGAAAAAGTTGTAAGAACGAGAATTTCTCGGCTTTCCTTGACTGTTTGACTTGCGGTAACTTGACTCAAGGCGAAGTTGCCATGCCGTTGAATTGTCAGAGTGCACGATTACCGCACCGACTTCGGTTGGACGCATAATCACCCGCTTCGTATTCGCAGTCACGTTGATTCCGTTGACGACAGCAAGAACGACAGCGAGGGAGCAAATATTTTCGGAAGCAAATCGATTGTTATACTCCGTTCCCGCCCACGCTCGCGCTCTTGCTCGCGCCGCCCGCCCGTTACGTAGTTTCGATTTCAGTGCATCGACAGAATGAACGGCGGCGAAAGATGGAGCCTCCGTTTACGTCATAGGCACGCGCGTTAGCGTAAAGATATAGTCTTGCAACAACCCTCCGGCGCCTACGCCGAAAACGAATAATTAACTCTGTCGAGATGTTCAGCTGATTATTTCACGACGggtttcttataaaattctcgTGTTTATCTGTCAGATATTGATTTTCGATAAATCAACAACGTGTAGTAAAACAACAATAGTAGTTAAAACaactaaaaagtaaaaaacgatgaaattgaaatatgacGGTAACCGaaggaaaattataaaaataagatgttTAATGTCAAAGTAAAGAATTCATTTTGTATGATAATGCTACATTTGTAAAAGATTAACGATTTCGTTTTTCACCGCGAACATTCTCTAAGAACATCGAAGAATCACTAACAATTATTGCGCCTGATTATGGAAGTCGACACTCAGCTGGGTGTTGGAAGACAGAGAACTGATTTATCGATATATTCTTTCATCTTCTCCAATTTTGAcaattaacgaaaaaatgaGAGAATTTATGACACAGTGCGATGTCTCTACAAAATCTTAGCGCTAAGAAAATCATAGGAAGAGATGCTGGCGTAAAAAGTGTATAAATGGTCAGGAATTGATTGGAAGAGAGAGCAGAGCATGGTCACCTACGTCACGACGGCGTCGCATGAAACGCAGAAAGCGAGCTCGAGTGAATGGAAAACTCGGACTATTATGCTTGCAGTTTTTACAACTgaaagtgagaaaaaaaaagaggatagAAGTTTTCGTGGGTATATTGGGTCAAGTTTTCTAACAGCTGCAAAATGATGAATACTAAAGATCAGAGAAACTTATATGCGATTAATGTATATaggtatatatgtatgtgtgtgcgtgtgtgtgcggttaaaatatacatttaagaaaaaaagacaaaataagaaaaagacgTTGACAAAGGTTAAACAATGGTAGCGTTCTAATCTGCGCACcgatcaatatatattttacgtaaattttacaaaagagagaaaaaggcgAAGTAAAAGAACAAATATTGGAGAGTGAGGAAACCGAAAGATAGAGGTAGGCAAGGAGGGATCGGAGAGAGCGAGAACAgcaggaagagaaagagatagatgAGGCGAAATCAATAAGCAAGCTATCGACGAGTTGACTTTCCCGAGGAAAAGCCGCCGCAAAGTTCTCGCTCTCTGTCGATCGTCGCGAATTCTCGCGAACTGTCGAGGTGTCACCTGGAAGAATCACTCCCTGGAGATGGGGTAGGAGGTGGTCTTCCCTCGTACGACGGATTGCCTCTCCTGTGATCGTCGACGTGGGAAATCCCGCACGGATTTTCACCGTCGGCTGTCGGCTGCGACGAGGGATGCGACGACGGATGCACCACGCGCTGCGCTGCGCTCGGCCGACGatcgattaatatttaacgcaCGGGGGCGCGCGGAGACGGGATGGCGAGGAGAGAGTGAGCGGTCAGCACAGGGGGATGATGTTCTCTCACGATGTTAACCGCGCTCGCTCACGATCGCACCCACGGCAAAGCACGGCACACGCACGAGGGGGTTATTTCGTAACAACGATTACAAGAAGACTGGACTGGCCCGCTCGGTGTGGCGTCTCGCGCACCGCCGTCACTTAAACCACCCGCTGGCTATAGTTAAAATATCGACCATTTCATACGACCCCCGCCCGTCCGCGGCTCAATCCGGGGGAAGATTCGCGCCTGCGCTACCCGCAACCCCGACTGACATCAATATACTCGTGAATAGAAGCACACGTTCACTAGACGAAAGAGGGAACACTTGTTGATCCGGGATGCTCTTGTCTTGAAATAACCCGCGATTTTCGATCAGGCTCGATCCTGCGCGAGATCCGTAGACCGATCGCGGCGCCGATGATGTTGTCGTtagtttcttcaaatattaatttttctataagattttttgttacaagtttaaataaaatttataattaagtaagtagtttttatgaaaaaatggaAGAATTAAATGATCGACAGTTTTgattaagtatttttatttatattaaaaaataaaatttataaagtgtttcttatataatctgaattctttttacaaacattatatatataatatttttaactaaaatttattataagcaGTGTGTGATTctaacttattaattttaatctcaaatatttcaatttacatAACACGCcacagaaaattttttgaatatttttgaatattgctTACGATCAGAGTATTCCAGCTTATATATAAgagatataataatgatataatgttacatttcatcaaaatatattttaatattaaacattatttttagacTATCACAAATGAATGATATGTATTGCATTTGCGTTTTTATTAGTAtgattaaaatctaatttttttttgtattagattttttatcaaCGCCATGTAAacatatttaacttaattaaattgcgaaagtcttcttgaaatattaaagcttttataaacaataaaaaataaatgttccgagctgataaaacaatatttgtttctcGAATATTTTGCTATTAATTAAGCAATATCGAGAAGCACTTTATGGCAACTGCTACGCTTTacgaaataatacaaaataataaataaaaacgctAATTCTAACATTGTTTGATACACTATTGGTTCTAACTTTCCGCAGAAATTTTGGGAAAGTCATTTGGTTCTCCTGGTCTCTGTTGTATTGTTCTTAACTAATATgctaattaatctttatttttacaattgattgtctttctctctctgactgcattaatatcaataactccattaaaaagaaaattgcaattgTACTATGGCGCATAAAAAAAGCTGCATAACTTGTCTTAGTTTTTAACGAAactattacaataattttgttatcaaaagcaaaatatatgtttGAAATGCAAcagtcaataattataaaaatttaacttgtAAATCATTGATATTTGATCTACAATTTACTTTCGGTATTTTCGTCGTATATAATTGCCGGATTTGTGGCTGCCCATTTCTCCTTTGCCGCGTGTTGCTTTTTTGTAGGCCTGTTTTTCAGGTTCTGTATACCGGCGTAATGTTCCTCGATCTCTCTCAAGGTCCTACCTTCGGTCTCGGGTAATATCACGTACAGAAAGCACAGACCGGCAAAGTTGATAAAAGCGTAGAAGAGAAACGTGCCGGATAACGACATACCGTTTACCATGTAGAGGAAGGTTTTGTTCGCAGTCGACGTTAAAATGTAGCCGATCATACCGGCCGCGCCGCTTGCACTGCTGCGTACCTGAATTCAAAAACATTGGAAATAACGAAGAATTTCTCTACAGTTAATTACTcagaataatgtataatacattCAGTTTGAAAATgcgtaaaatttgaaatatatttaaggaTAAAGATAAAACTGATAGAACAGATAAAAGATATCAAACGAACCTTCACAGGGAAGACCTCGCCTGCCAGGATCCAAGGCAACAATCTGATACCGAAGTGCGACGCGAAAGCGGCGCCGATCATGAGAGTAGTCGGCATCCACGCATACTTGACGCCGTTAAGATAATCCGTATCGTTCAAATAATTGTAGACAGCAGTGATGAGGAAGCACAAGCCGGTGCCGATGATCGATAGGAAGGAAAGCTTGCGTTTTCCCATGAAATGAATCGACATCACGCAAACTATAGTACCGATCAGCTGGGCGACACCCAGGAACACCGTGGCCGTGTAATTGTCGATCGGCGCGTTCAGCTTCGCGAATATCATGACAGCGAAGGTTTGCAGAGTCGCGGTGCCGCCGAAGGAGCTAATGAAGAAGGCCGCACTGACCAGGATGAACGGCAGGTAGAACGTTCGTTTCGTATAGGATTGCCAGATTTTCTCCTTATCGGAATCAGTGCTGTCAGCCGGTTTCTGGACCGCCTGGCAGAGCGCCTGAAACTCATCTCGCACCTGCGACGGATTCACCCAACCTCTCAACCAGCACAGTGCGCGTTCCGATTCCGCGAGACGACCTTTAACTAAAAGAAATTcg
This window of the Linepithema humile isolate Giens D197 chromosome 1, Lhum_UNIL_v1.0, whole genome shotgun sequence genome carries:
- the LOC105674295 gene encoding facilitated trehalose transporter Tret1 translates to MAASERMENGKRNNNENVYTSKLRQALPQCCAVGAKNLLLLTFGSTLGFSTILIPALQREDSDIKVSMEELTWISSLNLFLVPIGCFVSGPLSQYLGRKRMMMLTNIPFVMAWLVFHYSSNPAMLFAALAITGLTGGLLEAPVLTYVAEVTQPYLRGMLAATSTTAVILGVFTQMLSGSLAHWRTVALINLAYPILCFLALCLVPESPHWLAVKGRLAESERALCWLRGWVNPSQVRDEFQALCQAVQKPADSTDSDKEKIWQSYTKRTFYLPFILVSAAFFISSFGGTATLQTFAVMIFAKLNAPIDNYTATVFLGVAQLIGTIVCVMSIHFMGKRKLSFLSIIGTGLCFLITAVYNYLNDTDYLNGVKYAWMPTTLMIGAAFASHFGIRLLPWILAGEVFPVKVRSSASGAAGMIGYILTSTANKTFLYMVNGMSLSGTFLFYAFINFAGLCFLYVILPETEGRTLREIEEHYAGIQNLKNRPTKKQHAAKEKWAATNPAIIYDENTESKL